Part of the Trichoderma asperellum chromosome 1, complete sequence genome is shown below.
AAACCAGGTACTTGATCAGGCCCGGCTTCGCAGCCGCCATGCCCTGCGTTGTGAGACCATACTCCTCCGCCACTACCTCATCCGGAATGTCACACAGGCTCAGGATCAGCGCACACAAGACACCCGTCCGGTCCTTGCCGGCTGTGCAGTGCACCAAGATGGGCTTCTGGGCCACAGGATCGAACTCGTCCGACGCAATGTGATTGAGCACCGTGGCAAACGCCGGGGCCCCGGCTATAGCAATGTCCCTGTACGCAGTGACGAAGCCCTCGGTGGGATGCGAATCCGCGTACTTGCGGAACCGGAGGGCCACGGCCTCGGGACCGTAGTCGGCGCCCTCGAAGACGGGGACGTGCACGCGGCGAGGACCGCCGGGCCACTGCTCGGGGGCTTCTGGGTTGCCGGCGTCGCCGGACGAGTTTGGCCGGGCGGCCTCGAGGGCGGAGCGCAGGTCGAAGACGGTGCTGATGTTGAGGGCCTCGAGCTCGGGCGACGAGACTGTGGGAGGGGCAGCTGATCGCAGGATGAGGTTGGGGCGGAGGATGGAGGAAGAGCCGCCGGCGAGGTCTCGGAGATTGGGGATGGGCggcttggtggtggtggcagacatggtggtggtggtggtggtgctggcggtggtgtATGATTTGCTGTGAAGTGCAACTGATTGCCGGTGCTGCGTTAGCTTGGCTTTAG
Proteins encoded:
- a CDS encoding uncharacterized protein (EggNog:ENOG41), yielding MSATTTKPPIPNLRDLAGGSSSILRPNLILRSAAPPTVSSPELEALNISTVFDLRSALEAARPNSSGDAGNPEAPEQWPGGPRRVHVPVFEGADYGPEAVALRFRKYADSHPTEGFVTAYRDIAIAGAPAFATVLNHIASDEFDPVAQKPILVHCTAGKDRTGVLCALILSLCDIPDEVVAEEYGLTTQGMAAAKPGLIKYLVSTPAFAGDEAGAERMLSSKPEAMVATLAMIRKEWGSTEGFFLKESKLSPDTITRVRQKLIISN
- a CDS encoding uncharacterized protein (EggNog:ENOG41); this translates as MIHAPCRGAVVNLSNRIHSAYKIRTLTTTTSSRRSSICSATRSGSSHSRHLQSKAKLTQHRQSVALHSKSYTTASTTTTTTMSATTTKPPIPNLRDLAGGSSSILRPNLILRSAAPPTVSSPELEALNISTVFDLRSALEAARPNSSGDAGNPEAPEQWPGGPRRVHVPVFEGADYGPEAVALRFRKYADSHPTEGFVTAYRDIAIAGAPAFATVLNHIASDEFDPVAQKPILVHCTAGKDRTGVLCALILSLCDIPDEVVAEEYGLTTQGMAAAKPGLIKYLVSTPAFAGDEAGAERMLSSKPEAMVATLAMIRKEWGSTEGFFLKESKLSPDTITRVRQKLIISN